From Nicotiana tabacum cultivar K326 chromosome 22, ASM71507v2, whole genome shotgun sequence, one genomic window encodes:
- the LOC142176028 gene encoding uncharacterized protein LOC142176028: MHRQNHYDFVGLMEPKQQAKKLERYRNKIGLAQAISNVSNKIWAFIDEVFEVTVMYNMVQQLTVRLFHTESHVEFVLTLIYVKCDAIERIELWDSLYAMARDMDAPWLVGGDFNVIWDAEEKFGGLPVSLNEIDDFRHCINTCNLFDLGFKGSIFTWWNGRAEEDCIFKRLDRCLANVEFQQKFPGIEVQHLSKTGSDHSPMFLKCDIETPPIKKHFKFLNFWVEHATFKDVVKENWSADFSANPFILFNHKLKKLKKALSLWSKATFGDIFQKIASMEEVVMVHEVEFEANPTGMNRERLQKVQAELIKCLALEEKYWQQKAGMTWFKEGDRNTKFFHAQVRGRRKRLQLDRIQNSGGTWIEEEQQIAEEAIKFYEEQFTEEATPSSFDIVEHVPNLINTEQNTELIKQPTK; this comes from the coding sequence ATGCATAGGCAAAATCACTATGATTTTGTAGGATTAATGGAGCCAAAGCAACAAGCAAAAAAACTGGAAAGATACAGAAATAAGATAGGACTTGCACAGGCAATTTCAAATGTTTCCAACAAGATCTGGGCTTTTATAGATGAGGTATTTGAGGTAACTGTTATGTACAATATGGTGCAACAATTAACAGTAAGATTGTTTCATACCGAATCGCATGTGGAGTTTGTCCTAACATTGATATACGTAAAATGTGATGCAATTGAGAGGATAGAATTATGGGATTCATTATATGCAATGGCAAGGGATATGGATGCACCATGGCTTGTAGGAGGTGATTTCAATGTAATATGGGACGCAGAAGAAAAATTTGGTGGGTTACCTGTGTCATTgaatgaaattgatgattttcgaCACTGCATCAACACTTGCAATCTATTCGACCTTGGATTTAAAGGCAGCATATTCACATGGTGGAATGGAAGAGCAGAGGAAGACTGTATATTCAAAAGACTAGACAGATGTTTGGCCAATGTTGAGTTCCAACAAAAATTTCCAGGAATAGAGGTGCAACATTTGTCAAAGACTGGCTCTGATCATAGTCCAATGTTTTTGAAATGTGATATTGAGACTCCACCTATAAAAAAACATTTTAAGTTCTTGAATTTTTGGGTGGAACATGCAACTTTTAAAGATGTGGTGAAAGAGAATTGGTCTGCTGATTTCAGTGCAAAtccttttattctttttaatcacAAGTTAAAAAAGTTAAAGAAGGCCCTTTCATTGTGGAGTAAGGCTACATTTGGAGATATTTTCCAAAAGATAGCAAGTATGGAAGAGGTAGTGATGGTTCATGAAGTAGAATTTGAAGCAAATCCTACAGGAATGAACAGGGAAAGACTACAAAAGGTTCAGGCAGAATTGATCAAATGTCTTGCACTAGAGGAGAAATATTGGCAACAAAAGGCAGGCATGACTTGGTTCAAGGAAGGGGATAGGAACACTAAGTTCTTCCATGCACAAGTGAGAGGTAGAAGGAAGAGACTTCAGCTTGACAGAATTCAAAACAGTGGAGGAACCTGGATTGAAGAAGAACAACAAATTGCAGAAGAGGCTATCAAATTCTACGAGGAACAGTTCACAGAAGAAGCTACTCCTTCATCATTTGATATTGTAGAGCATGTTCCTAATCTGATTAACACTGAGCAGAATACAGAATTGATTAAGCAACCAACAAAATAG